The Camelus dromedarius isolate mCamDro1 chromosome 8, mCamDro1.pat, whole genome shotgun sequence genome includes a window with the following:
- the ATP5MK gene encoding ATP synthase membrane subunit K, mitochondrial isoform X2: protein MAGPETDAQFHFTGIKKYFNSYTLTGRMNCVLATYGSIALLVLYFKLRSKKTPAVKAT, encoded by the exons atggCAGGTCCAGAAACTGATGCCCAATTCCATTTCACTGgcatcaaaaaatatttcaactcTTACACTCTCACAGGGAGAATGAAT tgtGTTCTGGCCACGTATGGAAGCATTGCTTTGTTAGTCTTATACTTCAAGTTAAGGTCTAAAAAAACTCCAGCTGTGAAAGCAACATAA
- the ATP5MK gene encoding ATP synthase membrane subunit K, mitochondrial isoform X1: protein MTEIMAGPETDAQFHFTGIKKYFNSYTLTGRMNCVLATYGSIALLVLYFKLRSKKTPAVKAT from the exons actgaaatcatggCAGGTCCAGAAACTGATGCCCAATTCCATTTCACTGgcatcaaaaaatatttcaactcTTACACTCTCACAGGGAGAATGAAT tgtGTTCTGGCCACGTATGGAAGCATTGCTTTGTTAGTCTTATACTTCAAGTTAAGGTCTAAAAAAACTCCAGCTGTGAAAGCAACATAA